GCTAGCGGCTGGCGCGGGTATCGCCTCGAAGGCGACGTCATTCACATGGGGGCGAGGCTTTATCATTATTCCACCGCCTGTTTCCTCGCCGCCGATCCCCTCGGCCATGCCTCAGATATGAGCCTCTACAGATACGCGAATGGAGATCCTATTAATTATATAGATCCTCGGGCCGCCCAGCTTGATGCTGTTGACAAGAGCTCCTGCGGCACTCCCGATGGCTTCGCCAATAGAGCCGCTAAAGAAATCGCCTCTGCAATTTCGCTCAATGTTCCTTGCAGCAACCCATGCGCTGCGCTCTTCATTACAAATTCGCCGACCTTGCATAATTCACAGAATATAGACTGTCGGACGCCGTTGTGACTAACAGTCCGCCTTATCCGATGCCGAAGGTTGCCGCAGCGTTAACGCGCACGGATTACAGCACCTTTGAAGCCAGTAAAAGGAAGATATCTTTTATGCGTCCGCCGGCCAAGATAGCGCCGACGCTGCCATTGACGAAACCTCCCGCAGCGATAGCGTTCATGTAAGAGTTGAAGGGCGGCGTTTCTGCGCTGATGGCGCTGTTGACAAAACCTCCCTCAGCACCCGCTACGACGGCAGCTATGAAAAGAATGGCCGCAGTTGCTCCAGCGGCTAAGGCTCCCATCGCTCTCAGAGTAGCTACACTGGCAGTAAGGAAGACAGCTGTGATGACACCATCCGCCAACTTTTCTTAATCCACTTGCCAACAGCTTTGAATATGGCTCCGATAGTTCTGAAGATAGGTTTCAAGAACTCACCGATTCCTGAGAAGATGGATTTAAAGAAATATCCTGAGCGGTGAATGAAGGAGAGGGGATTGCTCAATGCATAACTGTAACAAGCTTAGTTCTGGCTATAGCCGGGCTCCTATAGAAATAGGGGCAGGGCCGTTAAAACGCTTAAGAGCAGGTCATGCGCTATTCATGTTGTGAATGAGATTGACTTCATCAAGCATTTCATGGCTGGTGGAACTGAGTGCAATCGTAGCGATTTATGTCTTGCGTGGAAGGGGCCCAGGTGTCTATGTTACGGCGTTCTCTCCAAGCGTCGTGGCTTTAGCGCTCGACAAACTTGCCTGTTTCAGCGGTAAAGCAATCCAGGAAGCCTAGCAGATCTTGGTGATGGTATATCAGTGAAACAAAAACCGCCTACGAAAGCTTTCCTGTTTGAGTTGGCCGTTTTGTATTCAGGGGAGATTTTGAGTAAGGCACTGGAGGTGGTTACTATAGAATTTAACTACAGCTTCATTCTCTATACGTAGATAATCTTCTATATTTAATTCCTTTGCATTGAATGTCCAATTCGCGCTCCCTGTCCACACGATCCGATCGTCTATCGTCATGCACTTTAGATGCATACTTCCTTGTTGAGTGCCGCCGTCGAGTGGAGGAAGGTAAACCTTGATACCTTTTCTTGCTAGCATTTCTAAAATTTGCTTACCGGACCTCTAAGCATCTTATCACTGATGACCACCTTTACCTCTACACCGCGCTTCACTGCATCCACTAGTTTATTGATAACATCGCCATCAATCACATAATACATTGCTGCTTTAATTTCACGCACTGATTGCTCGATATCTTTAAC
This portion of the Candidatus Methylacidiphilales bacterium genome encodes:
- a CDS encoding phospholipase D-like domain-containing protein encodes the protein MLARKGIKVYLPPLDGGTQQGSMHLKCMTIDDRIVWTGSANWTFNAKELNIEDYLRIENEAVVKFYSNHLQCLTQNLP